Proteins encoded within one genomic window of Panicum virgatum strain AP13 chromosome 1N, P.virgatum_v5, whole genome shotgun sequence:
- the LOC120656223 gene encoding uncharacterized protein LOC120656223 isoform X2: MKNKTSRSLQKSGKGSHVQGGGPNWVLVAGGVLLSTLSISLGCKLKQLFDGKQQNNTSKAKRRPEACELHSNLHRFSDQTGCCYCISDGGVEVKQAPASTVPKSVEPSLPLVKIHAPESSKENRDVMWISSPDRLEAPRRPFQYSNSSGSPCVSESGSDIYSKREVIQKLRQHLKKRDEMIMEMQAQIADLKNSLNIQVIQSTNLQSQLDAANRDLFASEREIQHLRKIIADHCVAEALSQKPLQAGHWQLDWTNGHPNGYADGSADDANLHCVSIEKRKGEVERVDMLKKEVVELKEVVEGKDFVLQSYKEHKVELCSKIRDLQEKLSAQVPNIL, encoded by the exons ATGAAGAACAAGACAAGTAGGAGCTTACAGAAGTCTGGGAAGGGTAGCCATGTCCAAGGAGGGGGGCCAAACTGGGTTCTTGTTGCAGGGGGCGTTTTGCTTAGTACACTTTCAATCAGTCTTGGGTGCAAACTAAAGCAGTTGTTTGATGGGAAGCAGCAAAATAATACTTCCAAAG CTAAAAGAAGGCCTGAAGCATGTGAGCTGCACTCGAACCTCCACCGGTTCAGTGACCAAACTGGCTGCTGCTACTGTATTTCAG ATGGTGGAGTGGAAGTCAAGCAAGCACCTGCAAGTACTGTACCCAAATCAGTTGAACCCTCACTTCCACTTGTCAAGATACATGCGCCGGAATCAAGCAAAGAGAACAGAGACGTCATGTGGATATCGTCGCCTGATCGGCTTGAAGCTCCTCGAAGACCATTTCAGTACTCTAACAGTTCTGGTTCTCCATGTGTTTCAGAATCAGGGTCTGACATCTATAGCAAAAGAGAGGTCATACAGAAGCTGAGACAGCACCTCAAGAAACGCGATGAGATGATCATGGAGATGCAAGCTCAGATTGCTGATCTTAAGAATTCTCTGAACATTCAGGTGATACAGTCCACTAATCTGCAATCTCAGCTGGATGCTGCCAATCGAGATCTGTTTGCATCTGAGCGAGAGATCCAGCATCTAAGGAAGATTATTGCAGATCATTGTGTTGCAGAGGCACTCTCTCAGAAACCTTTGCAAGCTGGACATTGGCAGTTAGATTGGACAAATGGTCATCCCAATGGTTATGCTGATGGTAGTGCTGATGATGCTAACCTGCATTGTGTTAGCATTgagaagaggaagggagagGTAGAGAGGGTGGATATGCTCAAGAAAGAGGTTGTTGAACTGAAGGAAGTTGTTGAGGGAAAGGACTTTGTGCTTCAGAGCTACAAGGAACATAAGGTGGAACTCTGCTCAAAGATCAGGGATCTGCAGGAAAAGCTCTCAGCACAAGTGCCAAACATCTTATAG
- the LOC120656223 gene encoding uncharacterized protein LOC120656223 isoform X1, whose product MKNKTSRSLQKSGKGSHVQGGGPNWVLVAGGVLLSTLSISLGCKLKQLFDGKQQNNTSKAKRRPEACELHSNLHRFSDQTGCCYCISELADGGVEVKQAPASTVPKSVEPSLPLVKIHAPESSKENRDVMWISSPDRLEAPRRPFQYSNSSGSPCVSESGSDIYSKREVIQKLRQHLKKRDEMIMEMQAQIADLKNSLNIQVIQSTNLQSQLDAANRDLFASEREIQHLRKIIADHCVAEALSQKPLQAGHWQLDWTNGHPNGYADGSADDANLHCVSIEKRKGEVERVDMLKKEVVELKEVVEGKDFVLQSYKEHKVELCSKIRDLQEKLSAQVPNIL is encoded by the exons ATGAAGAACAAGACAAGTAGGAGCTTACAGAAGTCTGGGAAGGGTAGCCATGTCCAAGGAGGGGGGCCAAACTGGGTTCTTGTTGCAGGGGGCGTTTTGCTTAGTACACTTTCAATCAGTCTTGGGTGCAAACTAAAGCAGTTGTTTGATGGGAAGCAGCAAAATAATACTTCCAAAG CTAAAAGAAGGCCTGAAGCATGTGAGCTGCACTCGAACCTCCACCGGTTCAGTGACCAAACTGGCTGCTGCTACTGTATTTCAG AACTTGCAGATGGTGGAGTGGAAGTCAAGCAAGCACCTGCAAGTACTGTACCCAAATCAGTTGAACCCTCACTTCCACTTGTCAAGATACATGCGCCGGAATCAAGCAAAGAGAACAGAGACGTCATGTGGATATCGTCGCCTGATCGGCTTGAAGCTCCTCGAAGACCATTTCAGTACTCTAACAGTTCTGGTTCTCCATGTGTTTCAGAATCAGGGTCTGACATCTATAGCAAAAGAGAGGTCATACAGAAGCTGAGACAGCACCTCAAGAAACGCGATGAGATGATCATGGAGATGCAAGCTCAGATTGCTGATCTTAAGAATTCTCTGAACATTCAGGTGATACAGTCCACTAATCTGCAATCTCAGCTGGATGCTGCCAATCGAGATCTGTTTGCATCTGAGCGAGAGATCCAGCATCTAAGGAAGATTATTGCAGATCATTGTGTTGCAGAGGCACTCTCTCAGAAACCTTTGCAAGCTGGACATTGGCAGTTAGATTGGACAAATGGTCATCCCAATGGTTATGCTGATGGTAGTGCTGATGATGCTAACCTGCATTGTGTTAGCATTgagaagaggaagggagagGTAGAGAGGGTGGATATGCTCAAGAAAGAGGTTGTTGAACTGAAGGAAGTTGTTGAGGGAAAGGACTTTGTGCTTCAGAGCTACAAGGAACATAAGGTGGAACTCTGCTCAAAGATCAGGGATCTGCAGGAAAAGCTCTCAGCACAAGTGCCAAACATCTTATAG